The sequence ATGCAGGTAATTCATATATGCTCGCGATGGCTCCGTATgtggtctatcctgcagaggccggaggacagagacctttttatgatggcTTCTACCCGGTTGGAGTGCTCGGCCAGGGACATTTTTtacccccatggatggcggtgtgaccTTCGGATTGGACCGGCATCACCTTAGGCCTCTTTTATCTTTTTTCGCTACTGCTGGCgttttttgcctttttattttggCTTCTAGTACTTTGAAACTTTAgctgtgtgcatctagctatgcagaggcaGGGTGATCTTTGATGCGGTTGTATCAACTCGATATTTCAATTCAATGAaaagccctttatcgaaaaaaaaagTTTACATAATTCAGACAAAATACAAATATCTCGTAGTGTCACAACCAAATAAATATCTCATTGTTTACaagccaaataaaaataaaattgtctCAAATACATTTGAAAGAAAAAATAGTCGATACATCTATTGTTGCAAACGTGAGCCTACATATGCTTAACCAAATCATCACTGTGAGTTTCTCAATCACGCATTTGATGATGAAATTTGGTGAGCTGTGCAAACGTGGCTGCTccttcatgctcaggcacaacattgtcaccctaaaactgaaacccttgatcgtagatTTCATCCGGACGCTCGTCCtctacgatcatgttgtgcataatcacacaagcagtcatcacctcccacaacttgTTTGTGCTTCAAGTTCTAGAAGGATActgaacgatgccccatcgagatcaAAGAACAATGAAGGCATGCTCCACATCCTTCCAGCACACTCTTGTGCTCAGGCAAATCTCTTCCTCTTCTCTCAtacagggttggggattgtcttcacaagGGTGGTCCACTGAAGATAGATACCGTCAGCTAGCTAGTATCCTTTCTTGTAGTGGTGTCCAATGATCTCAACATTGACCTCCAGACAGTTGCCTTCTTCAAACCTTCCAAACACCGGAGAGCGTTGAAGCATGTTGATGTCGTTGTGAGATCTGGCCATGTCGAAGAAAGGATGCCAAATCTGGAGATCTTGTGAAGCCACGGCCTCAAATATGACAGTGCGAGGTTTGACATGCCACCCCagtctctgcatcagaacgatgcatacgggcAATAATATTAATAAGCAAAAGGCCCAACATAAGTCTTCATGTCTCgaacaaagaacaaaaaaaaaggCTCACAAAGAGCTAAACAGTAATAGAAAAGcaacaaccggctggcataaaaaggtatgagcactacatgcctatcctattacatgactgccatccaaaccggttgaaaatatctcgtgctaccatctcccatcgggtagacccagtaaccaaatgctccctggcctccgtcggagtgagtagcgaccacatacggatcaacgcagtggctctgaagataacctgcaaaaggtgaatatttgttgttctgttaaagatcaaatcatttctgcagttccagactgcccataataaagcacatactcctacacgaatgtgtctcgctgtaTCTGAATCTATCCCATCAAGCCACGTCCCATATAACGTGTTGATAGAATTCGGTAGAATAATGTTAAAAGCTATGTGAACCGACCGCCACATAATTTTTGCCAGaggacaatcaagaaagaggttTTTGATTGATTCATGTTGGTCGCAAAAGCTACATCTtgtagatcctgtccaattgcgttttgccaaattatccttagttaaaataacttgtttatgcacaaaccacataaacactttgatttttaaaGGTACTTTAACTTTTCAAACATGCGAGCTAGGAATCACGCTAGAGACATGCCCCCATAGTCTTAAGGTACTGTAAAAGGACTCTTGTTTAAAGCTCACGTGAGCTCCTACCTACCTGAGGTCCAAGCTACTTAATGATCATGGGAGGGTGGCACTCTGGTCCCTTATAAAAGAGCAAGGGTTCCCCAAGCAAAAGATGTCTTAGAATTATCTAGTACCGTTCTGTTCATTATTTGTTGTGATTCCGCATATAAGAGATTCAAATTGGATATGGGTATGGAAGGCATTCGGAATTACCGATGGATAATTAGaactatagcatgcactttttttctCGCTCATTCGTCGTGAATCCCGCTTCTACTATACAAGGTTGGTGTGATTGTGGCCTTCTTTGTCATATCGGCTCGCACATCTGTGCGGACATGATCATGAAGAGAAGCTAAATGAAGTGCGAGAAAGTTTTAACGGATTTCTTGCTCGGGGTCATACTGCAAAAACAATCACCATCGTTATAAGTGTTAATCGAGTACTCCCTTCAGTTTTGAAGAGAGTGACGTCTTGGATCTAGCTTTATCCATCGTTATAAGTGATGTTGTTTATTTAGAATTGGAACCTGAAAAAAAATCTCTCATAGAGCATCGTTTGAAATATTACGGTTTTGCTCGACATCACACATACATATATTACAACAAAAAATAGCGGTCAAAATTGCATTTGTTTCTTGTTTATTTTGAGTACAATACACTCACTCATAGATGTTGACATACACGCATATACACTCAAAAGTATGCACGCACACCCTTTGATATATTGAGCCGGCATCACATTTTGAGACTGGCAAAGTCACCACAAACACCTCGTAGTCTCCTCTCACTAAACCAACATGACCGAAACTTGAACCGTTTGAGCTATGCtccatatcaaattatcaatgatATAAACTTTTTGTGAACCAGAAGGGAGCAAGTGCAGAGGCATAGAAGATGTAGAAGGTTGCTAAAAAGTCCCTACCAAGTATCAATATATATGATTCTCAAAAAAATATCAATaatatattattttgtttcaataaaatcaGTTGTCTAGTCTTCATCCTCAAAATCGACACGGCCCTTTTTTTCACACAGTACAGACGTAAACGCTCGTATACACAGCATACACTCATCCATCGTCGGAaaacctgaaataaattcagaaataaatgcgagcccCAGGACTTCTCTGATGGGCTGGGATACCAGGGTCCCTCTAACCGTCCGACCATATGTTCTAACGGGCTGAGATACCAGGGTCCCTCTAACCGTCCGACCACATGTTGGTTTGCttctcttgtttatttgtttgtttcTTTTGCGGGGAATCTCGTCCTGTGAAAAATACATCTGACCCACCACCGCCCATGCCCTAGAGATGCCGTTGTGCCGCTGCTTAGCGTCACCACCGGCCCCTCTGGTGCGTGCCTCTAGAGTGTCGCCGCTGTCGCCATCGCCGATAGTTCCTATCTACCCCACCTCGTCGAGCCACTGCTCCGTCCACCAACCTTGGTTCTTGAGTTACATATGAGCTGCTCTGCATCGATCCAGTTATTAATCAATCAGTCGTCAGTTAACTTCCATGTTTTTCGGGGAGGCGACTTTGTACTCCAAAGTTGTGTGTTCTCTAGGTGCATCATCGTTATGTTATAGAGGTCAAAATGTCCATAAAATTAATACCTTTTCAAAAACAAAAGGCTAAGTGAAAGATCACTTGCTTAAAGCTCTTGTAAAATCTGACCTACCTGAGGTCCATGTTGGTTATTGATGGTGGTGGAGAGGGGCACCCACGACCTTATAAAAGAGCAAGGCTTCTCCAAGCAAATGATGTCTTAGAATTACCTAATATCATTCTGTGCATTATTTGTTGTTACTCTACATACTAGGGATGCTAATTTGATAGATATAAGCATAGAAGGTATCTGGAATTACCAAAGGATAACTAGAATTATGACATGCACATTTTCCCTTTCGCATTCGTCACGCATCTCCCTCGTGCTCTGTTGCGTTGGTGTGGCTACGCCATGAATCATCGGATCGGCTCACACAACCGTGCAATCGCGAAGTTGATGGAACGTTGGATGAAGTGCGAGAATGTTCGGACGATATCTTGCCATGAGATTACGCCGGAAAAGAAGCAGCTGTTGTTGTAAGTGCTTTTTCTCTTTTGCGAATTTGTAAGTGCTAACCGAATACTCCCTCAAAAATTGTTAAAAAGTGACGTTTTGGATCTAGCTTCATCCACGTTGTACCTATAATGTTGTTTATTTCGATTTAAAACTTAAACATTACATATAGAAATTTCTCTCAAAAAGTATTGTTTGAAATATTACGGTCTTGCTCGACATTATACAAAACTACATTTCGAAGACCATATCACTAATGTAAATCTTTTGTGAACCAGGAGGGAGCAAATTCAGAGGCATACAAGATAGAAGGGTTGCTAAAAAAGTCTCTAACAATAATTATTATTTTCTAGAAAATCGGCCGCCTAGTCTTCATCCTCAAAATCAACACGGCCCTTTTTTTCTAGAAAGGTTGCTAAAAAGTCCCTGCCAAGTATCAATATATATTTTTTCTAGAAAGTCGGTCGTCTAGTCTCCATCCTCAAAATCGACATGGTCCCTTTTCttctcttgtttatttgtttgtttcTTTTGCGGGGAATCTCGTCCTGTGAAAAATACATCTGACCCACTACCGCCCATGCCCTAGCGATGCCGTCGTGCCGCTGCTTAGCGTCACAGACGGCCCCTCTGGGGCACGCCTCTAGCATGTCGCCACCGTCGCCATCGCCAATAGTTCCTATCTACCCCACCTCGTCGAGCCCCTGCTCCGTCCGCCAACCGTGGTTCTTGAGTTACGTATGAGCTTCTCTGCATCGATCCATTTATTAATCAATCAGTCAGTTAGTTAACTTCCATGTTTTCTTGGAGAGGCGCACCATCTAGACTTTGTACTCCAAATTTGTGTGTTGTCTAGGTGCATCATCACGTTACGTTATAGAGGTCAAAATGTCCATAAAATTAATAccttttcaaaaataaaaaggctAAGTGAATGCATCACTTGCTTAAAGCTCTTGTAAAATCTGACCTACCTGAGGTCCATGTTGGTTATTGATGGTGGTGGAGAGGGGCACCCAGGACCTTATAAAAGATCAGCGTTTCTCCAAGCAAATGATCTCTTAGAATTCTCTAATACCGTTATGTGCATTATTGGTTGTGACTCTACATACTAGGGATGCTAATTTGATACATATAGGCATAGAAGGCGTCTGGAATTACCAAAGGATAACTAGAATTATTATTTTTTGAGGAACCGGCAGGAGCACTGCCTTTTCTTATAGAAGAGATGGCGAAAGAACGCAATTTACAGGGGGGCGAGCGTTTAAAGGGAACGTCGCAGAAACCACTAGAAGGACAAAACCTAGAACTAGGTTAACCAATGCATGCGGCTGGTAGAGTGCAGCAAATGCCAAGTCGCGCTGATTGATTGCGTCTAGGGCCAGAGCCGCCACCTCGCGATGCGTCGACCTCAGTCCCGTGAACACCCGCCTATTACGCTCCTTCCAAATGGACCATATCGTGTAGATGATTCTTCCACTGCGCCTCTTGCGCACTTGATTGGGCTGTGAGATGAGAGTCTTGTCCCACCAGTCAGACACATTTCCTGGCTCGGGGAGGAAGCCCGAGATAGGAACGCCTTCGTTAGTCCAGGTGTTCACCTGGTTCCAGACCGCGACCGTGAAGGGGCAGTCTTTGCAGAGGTGGGTTGCTGTTTCAGGCTGTTGGAGACAGAGCAGGCATCTGGGATCATGAGGCCAACCCCTCGCAGCCAGCATATCCGTAGTGAGTATTCTTCTGTGTAGAGCAAGCCAAGCGAAGAACTTGCACTTGGGCTCAGCGTTTGCAGACCAGACCTTGGTTGTGTCGAAACGAGAGTAGGAGCCAAGGAACTGCGCGCCGTAGGCAGAGGCGGCTGAGTATGTCCCCGAGGTGGTTAAGTTCCAGTGGATGGTGTCGTCTTGGTCCGGTAGAAGGGTGATTTGACTAATGAGATTCGAGATAGCCACGAATTCACCCAGCTGCTTAATGGACTGCAGCGTAGCCACCGCCCTGATCCAGTTCTCGTTCATGAGCTCGTTGTGCACCGATCTGTTCTTTCTTGAGGCAATCTTGTAGAGCTGTGGAGCGAGAAGCTTGAGTGGACCGTCACATGTCCAGTTGTCATGCCAGAACAGCGCCTTGTGCCCATTGCCCAGCGTAATCGAGGTACATGCGCGAAAGAGGCTCATATCTGATTCGTCACACGGCAGCTCCGATCCCACCCATGGCCTGTCTGGGTCAGTCCATAGCAGCCAAGGCCACCGGAGGCGCGGGGCGCGGCTAAATCTCTCCAGGTCCATGATCCCAAGGCTGCCCAGATGCCTTGGACGGCAAACGGTTTTCCAGTTAACAAGGGAGCAGTGACCGCCCGAAGTCTGAGCTTGGTCCTCTTTTTGCCAAATGAAGGCCCGAATGATTTTGTCAATCTTTCTAAGCGTCCCCTTCGACAGATTGAGAGCTGTGATGTGGAAGGTGGCCATGGCCGTGAGGACCGACTGAGCGAGTGCCACCCTGCCAGGCTTGTTGAGAAGCTTTCCATTCCATCCTGGTAGTCTGCCTGCGAACTTATCGATGAAGGGTTGCAGATCAACCCCCTTAAGGCGGCGAAAATGTAGGGGTAGCCCCAAGTAGCGTCCCGGGAAGGAGGCGATCTTGGCAGGGAAGGATGAAAGCACATCTTGGAGGTCAATGCCGGCACATCTGATCGGGAAGACCTCGGTTTTGCTCAAGTTTGTGATCAGTCCGCTAGCCTCCCCGAAGGTCTTCAGGATTGCAGAAATCGCGTGGAGCTCATCCTTGTCTGGGTTCGCGAAGATGCCCGCATCGTCAGCGTAAAGGGAGATCCTACATCTGGCCGTTCTTGCACAAATGGGTTTGAGGATGCCGCGTCGGGAAGTGAGCTGTAGGATCTGTTGGAGAGGGTCAATGGCGAGGATGAAGAGCATCGGAGATACCGGATCGCCCTGACGGAGGCCCTTTGCATGTCTGAACATCTTTCCGGGGTTTCCGTTAAGCAGCACTCTTGAAGAAGAGGAAGACAGGGAGAGACATATCCAGTCTCGCCACCGCTGCCCAAAATCGAGGCGTTGCATGACCTCCAGCAGGAAGGCCCAATTGACGGAGTCGAAGGCTTTTGAAATGTCCAGCTTGAGGAAGGCTTTTGGCGTTGCATGACATCATACATATGTTACAACAAAAAATAGCCGTCAAAACTACATTTCGAAGACCATATCAATAATGTAAATCTTTTGTGAACCAGAAGGGACCAAATTCAGAGGCATCAAAGATGGAAGGGTTGCTAGAAAAAAGTCTCTAACGATATTATTTTTTTCTAGAAAATCGGTCGTCTAGTCTTTCATCGTCAAAATACATCTGACCCACCACCACCGCGACGCCCTagagccgccgccgcgccgccgcttgGCCTCACCGCCGGCGACCCGCGCCCCCTCCGCTGCGCGCCTATCGCGCGCGTCGCCATCGCCGGCAGTCCCCATCTACCCCACCTCGTCGCGCCCCTGCTCCGTCCGCAGCCTTGGTTCCTGAGGTACGTGCGAGCTTCTCGGCATCGATCCATTTATCAATCAACCAATCCAGTCAGTTACCTTCCACGAATTCTCGGGAGCGGCGCACCATCTAGACGAGATCCAATTTCGGCAGCGAATTCCCTTttacttttaattttaattttacttTTTCATGGGGCGAATTCCCCTTTGTTTAGCACTGATAACTGATAGATACTTGTAGATATGTTGGGGAATTTCGGTGGGAAGCCATGGATCCTGATTGATCCCTGTTGCTCCATTGCCAGGTGACTGGACTGGTCTGCGTTCTTGGTATCAGCTGGTTGCAGCAATGGACGACGGGGACCTCGATTTCTCCAACCCGGAGGCGTACCTCTGCTCGGACACCGGCGCCGGCTGCTCCATGGACAGCTACTTCGACGGCATCCTCAACGACGCGGAGCACCTTGCGTGCACCCACACCCACACCTGCAACCCGCCCGTCGACGACAGCTCGCACACCCACACCTGCGTCCACGTCCACACCAAGATCGTCTCGGCGTCGTCGGATGGCGGCGCCGCCGACTCCCCGGCCGAGAACAGCGGCGCCTCCAAGAAGCGGCGGCCGTCCGGCAACCGCGCGGCCGTGAGGAAGTACCGGGAGAAGAAGAAGGCCCACACGGCGCTGCTGGAGGAAGAGGTGGTTCAGCTGAAGGCTCTGAACAAGCAGCTGCTGAAGAAGCTCCAGAATCACGCGGcgctcgaggccgaggccgccaggCTCCGCTGCCTGCTCGTCGATGTCAGGGGGAGGATCGACGGGGAGATTGGCGCTTTCCCTTACCAGCGGCCTGTGAAGAACGTCGATTTGGTTTCTGGCGTTGATCAGGGGGGCTTTCTTGGCAGTGCCCAGGTTATGAACTCGTGTGATTTCAGATGCAACGATCAGATGTATTGCAATCCAGGAATGCAGATGAGAACTATCGGTGATGATGGTGCTATGAGTGGTCAGGTATTTGGGCAAGGCACTGGGGATATTGCAAACATCCAATGCATGGGGggtgcgaaatctgggctcacaaTGCCCCCAGGCTGTGGGGGTATGGGGACAATGCCTTCTGGCTGTTTACCCAGTTCTGAAAAGCAGTGAAGGTTAGTGTcttattttattgcttttgttaTTACATAATTTGTTTCTAGCAAGACCAGTCTAGGACAATAATTTTCTAGCATGTTCAAATTATGTATATGCAAACTCATGAGTAAAGGGCAGATACTTGCTGTTAATAGTAGTCATCTGCTAAGAGCTTACCTCAATTTTTGTGTCTTTTTGGATATAGATTTATTTAGTGACTTGGAATCTTGTTTGACTGGACATATTCAAAGTGTGAGTAACAATTTTCTTTTGAAGGAAAACTAACACATTATATTATTAGAAAGCAATTAGCAATGTCACAATGTAATTCCTGTGTCGTGGTCCACAATTGAAACTATGAGTTATTACAAGGTGATTCCTGTCTGCTAAGAGCAAGTAGTGATTGCCAGTTTATCATTAGAAACTTCGTTCATTTATGATGTGTGGCCTGTTGCGTAATTTAGACTGGGCCTGCCTTTCACTAGTATTGATTTTCTTTTATGTACTTTCGGCTGTTTTAGTTGTGAACATTGCTTTAGTTCCAGTGTTAGTGGCAAACCTGCTGTCTTGTTGCTGTGTCTTTGCTGCTGTTGTGTCCAGTAAAGTAGTAACCCAAATTTCTACTGCCCTTTTTCAGGATTTCCATGGTGTGAATCTTCTCCTTGGCAGGCACTATCGGTTCCCGTGGAGGGAAGACTGTATAAATTGCTAGCTTCTATTGGTCGTGTTGGTTCGAACTGTCGCCAATGATGCTTCTTCGACGGTGGCTTGAGGCGCTGAAACTTTGTTGGGTCTAGAGCTATTACGGCATTCTCCTTCGGTTTTCCCTGGTTGCCATTTCCAGTTTTGCTGTCGGAGTTCGACAGCCTTGCTCCCGGTTCGAGACACCCGCTCTTACAAAAGGGTTGAAGCGGAATGGACCATGAATAATAACCAGAGAGCAGTCATCCATGTCATGTGGCAGCCAGGATATATGTTCAGTTTGGGTAGACCCCAACGTTGGATATGATGTACAAACCTTATGTAAAGCACATTTTGCATGGATTATTTCAGAGTAGTTGGTATGCCTGTATGTGCCTTTCATGTCGTTGATTTGATTATTCGTTTAGATGTTTCATTATTTGAATCTTGAGTGAACAAAATAATGTTTGCCACGATATATGTCATCTGAAACATCCATTGCAAGTGAACGAGCTGGAAGGCTGAAGCATATATGTTGTTATCAACAGACAAACACGGTACAAGAAAAAGTTCTAGGCAAAGTTGCATCATATTCTTGATATACATTAACTCTTGATGCGAACTGATCGAAAGTTGAGACGATACAGGTGCAAAATTCAATTGATTTCACAACTCAGCAGGCATCAATGGAATGCATCAGGCCATGACTAGCCACTGACACCACCCATTTTTCTTCCTCGTACGAAGCTCTCTCGAACCATGCTGAAATTTAGCCACAGTGGTACTCGCTCGCTCACCGGTGAGGCGACTTTGCAGAGTTAGTCATGGAAAGCGTCTCGAGATCAGGCAATTATAGAATCTGGTGATTTAACTGTGCAAGGTCAGTAAGCAAGTGAATCCTCCTCGTCGCACGGGTTCTCGAGGGCAGTGACGTGCTCCTTGAAACAAACCGCAGCTTCCTCCCTCTCATATTCCTTGCCCAGGTGGTTATACGTCATCGCCTTGAGATAGTACGCCTCTGCCGCCATCTCGTGGTACTGCATATCACAATGGATTTTAAATTTGCGTGAGATTTATACTCCTCTTCATGCATTTTGAACTCGATCCTGGTGATGTCTCAGCAATTCAGGAAGAAAAGTTTGAGATGCAGCCGTCAGCTCACCTCTAAAACCTGCAGATCTTCAGCCGCTTGATTTAGAGGGTCCAGAACAGCACAGGGATCTTCAGAAACTGTTATAATAAATAACGAGAGGTCGGTCCATCAAGCAACTGAATGTGAAGTAAGAAGCACGTGGTAGGAAATCATCATCCGGTTATACGCATACCTGAAAATTCTGGATCTGTTAAGTGACATTTTGCTAAGACTATCTGAGACCGAGCACGCAGCTCAAGACCGCCATGGCCGAGGATCATAGGAAGGCTTTGATAAACAAGACTTAAGGCCCTCTTCGCGTGGTTTGATCCGAGAGCTAGCCACAGTTCAGCAAGAGTGAGTGTGGCTGAAGCTTCAAGCAGATCCAAATTAAACGACTTGCAAAACGATTGGCTGGCTAATGCGTAAGGGAGGCCAAGGACCGCGTTGTCGGACTTCTGTGGGAGAGGGAGGGAAAATATTAGTCCTCTCTGTGTGGCATTGCAAGATTTATGAGGTTCTAGTCTCAACAAAAATGATCTGTCTTACTCTATGTATTTCGGCAAGTAACAAAAGGACACTTGCATTCTCTACTTGCATGTTGTACTTGTAGCATGTAGTGAAAAGGGAATTCGCCACGGCTGCTGCCTGCACAAAGGTCACTCGAGTATTAGGGGAATACTTGGACTAACTTGAAATGCTCATGAACCAACCAGTATGAAAGATAAAATACGCTAATACACTTGCAGGGATGAAGGATAAAAGGATCAATAAGATGAGTAATACGTGCTTCTTGGGTAAACTCTAGTAGGCAAGTAAATTCAGAACCTGGCTAAACTGTTTTGCAGCGAGTAACGTGCGGGCACGCCGTAGACTAGCTTCAGTCTTTAGCTCAATGTCTACTCCACTGACAGAAGATGAGAGCACCCCAAATTCATCACAGATTTGTTGCGCAATTCTCAGGTGTCCTCTACATAGATCAATTTACAGCAAATAATAACAGATCAAATTGTGGACGTAGTGCAGTTGATAAAAGAAGTGAAGAAACAGCTTCGTACCGATGCAGGGCACGCTCATGTAGCAATTGCATTTTGAGAAGGTGGATCTGCGAATTCGTTGAGGATGGGAACTTCTCTTCGGCAAGCTTGAGCGCACAGAATGCCGCTGCAGAAAAATGGATATTATCAATCCATAAGAAACTATGGAAACTTACATAGCTCTTGGAGGTTGTAGCATATACATGTTGGTCATATACACGTAACTAACCTGAATATCCTTTGAAGACTGCTAACTGTTCAATTAGCTTGACATATGCCAGTGACAGCTCTGATGAACTGTTGAAGAAAATACAATACTATCACATATCTAGAAAAGCATCACGATGATTTAAAAGCTACTGCTTGCATGGTACAGGAtaattatgtactccctccattcttaagTCTTTaagagattccactacaaactacatacggatgtatatggacatattttagagtgtagattcactcattttgctccgtatgtagtccatagtagaatctctaaaaagacttatatttaggaacggagggagtacctaaagTTGAAGTGTTACACAAATATAATTGCCAGAATTTCATTATGTTCTACCTCGCAGCATCAGCAAAGCAGGTTGCATAGACCAACGTATTCATTCGAACCATCGGAGCACTGTGGAGAGAGTTAACCGAAATCAGTTTTCTAGAAAGGATATAGATAGCAAGCtggcaaaaaaaaggagaaaaacatTGGATTTCATTGCATAATATGATTTACCATAAC comes from Triticum aestivum cultivar Chinese Spring chromosome 5B, IWGSC CS RefSeq v2.1, whole genome shotgun sequence and encodes:
- the LOC123110151 gene encoding basic leucine zipper 19 — encoded protein: MDDGDLDFSNPEAYLCSDTGAGCSMDSYFDGILNDAEHLACTHTHTCNPPVDDSSHTHTCVHVHTKIVSASSDGGAADSPAENSGASKKRRPSGNRAAVRKYREKKKAHTALLEEEVVQLKALNKQLLKKLQNHAALEAEAARLRCLLVDVRGRIDGEIGAFPYQRPVKNVDLVSGVDQGGFLGSAQVMNSCDFRCNDQMYCNPGMQMRTIGDDGAMSGQVFGQGTGDIANIQCMGGAKSGLTMPPGCGGMGTMPSGCLPSSEKQ